In Topomyia yanbarensis strain Yona2022 chromosome 2, ASM3024719v1, whole genome shotgun sequence, one DNA window encodes the following:
- the LOC131683572 gene encoding hexamerin-1.1-like yields MIYFAFFLGLLSTCSTTYTPTSHVISNDSVAHADEPFLQKQKFLFDVLRNIYQPSEIDEYRSPIKKWITDESKYRDFKAVSKFFQLFKTSFLQKGEIFTIFNKWHLQQTHLLFNLFYYSIDWDTFKENVVWARQNVNEGMFIYALALSVMHRKDLQGVELPAIYELNPYLFFNGDLIHDAMVRRMHDSEYGFYDGNIRNAASNKYTSTFAVNYHGEGKLAYYMEDIGLNSYYFYYMLEYPAFLGGAEFGLNKDRRGELFLYMHQQLLARYYLERQSNSLGPIETLNWKFPLKTGHYSMLRYWNGIPFRSRENYFTLNMKNDAKLEQLLDYEQRIRETIDKGYYLLSNGSRINIRTAAAVDVIGNMINGNVDSIDQEYFQSFEMHARSILGQSDHYRLVDELWPGPTMHYETSMRDPIFYQYLERMLGLYWQYKSYLSPYTFDELNFKGVEIKNLVVDKLITFFEHFNADISNGLPFNSEKSQGRSTWNYTVFARQKRLNHKPFGYVLTVQSEFSGKGVVRMYMGPTFNNIRQLNDVKKYYVEMDQFLINLVIGENVIKRDTRDFYFNIRDRTTYTELYKQILRSIDGEEQFVLDMSEAHCGWPDRLLLPRGLPSGFEITFFFIISPHHEPSVVQYSTFYSPVSCGVGSGSKYLDALPFGFPFDRELDTGYFVTKNMIFNNVSIHQVSGIKINQTA; encoded by the exons ATGATCTATTTTGCGTTCTTTCTGGGTCTGCTTTCTACATGCAGTACTACTTATACCCCCACATCTCACGTGATTTCCAACGATAGTGTCGCTCACG CGGATGAGCCTTTCCTACAGAAGCAAAAATTTCTATTCGACGTTCTACGAAATATCTATCAACCTTCAGAGATTGATGAGTACCGATCACCGATAAAAAAATGGATCACGGATGAATCAAAATACAGA GACTTCAAGGCTGTTTCCAAATTTTTCCAGCTAttcaaaacaagttttttgcaaaaaggggaaatatttacaatattcaACAAGTGGCACCTACAGCAAACACATTTgttattcaatttattctattactcGATCGATTGGGACACGTTTAAGGAAAATGTTGTTTGGGCTCGACAAAATGTCAATGAAGGCATGTTCATTTACGCACTCGCTCTTTCCGTTATGCATCGAAAGGATCTGCAGGGTGTCGAATTACCAGCGATTTACGAATTAAATCCGTATTTGTTCTTTAACGGAGATCTTATCCATGACGCTATGGTTCGTAGAATGCATGATTCTGAATATGGATTCTATGATGGAAACATTCGAAATGCAGCTTCGAACAAATATACTTCTACGTTTGCTGTTAATTATCATGGCGAAGGAAAGCTAGCCTATTATATGGAAGACATTGGATTGAACTCTTACTATTTCTACTATATGCTGGAGTATCCAGCTTTTCTTGGTGGTGCCGAGTTTGGATTGAATAAAGATCGTCGTGGCGAGCTGTTCTTATACATGCATCAACAACTGCTTGCCCGGTACTATCTAGAGAGACAATCGAACTCATTAGGACCGATAGAGACATTGAATTGGAAATTTCCACTTAAAACCGGACACTACTCAATGCTCCGCTATTGGAATGGTATTCCATTTCGATCAagagaaaattattttactTTGAACATGAAAAACGATGCCAAACTAGAGCAATTGTTGGATTACGAGCAACGAATCAGAGAAACAATTGACAAAGGATACTATTTACTATCGAATGGCTCCAGAATTAACATACggacagcagcagcagtagatgTGATAGGAAACATGATCAATGGAAATGTCGACAGTATCGACCAGGAATACTTTCAATCGTTCGAAATGCATGCTCGGTCGATTCTCGGCCAAAGTGATCACTACCGGTTGGTTGACGAACTGTGGCCCGGACCCACCATGCACTACGAAACATCGATGAGGGATCCTATTTTCTATCAGTATCTTGAAAGAATGCTAGGATTGTATTGGCAGTATAAAAGTTATTTGTCACCATACACTTTCGATGAGCTTAACTTCAAGGGAGTGGAAATCAAAAACTTGGTTGTCGATAAGCTAATAACATTTTTTGAGCATTTCAATGCTGACATTAGCAATGGACTACCTTTTAACAGCGAAAAATCTCAAGGAAGATCAACCTGGAACTATACAGTTTTTGCTCGGCAAAAGCGTCTTAATCACAAACCGTTCGGCTACGTCCTGACTGTACAATCCGAGTTCTCTGGAAAgggtgttgttcgaatgtacaTGGGTCCAACGTTTAACAATATAAGGCAACTGAATGATGTAAAGAAATACTACGTTGAAATGGATCAGTTTTTAATTAATTTGGTGATCGGCGAAAATGTTATCAAGCGTGACACTCGAGATTTCTATTTCAATATTAGAGATCGCACAACCTACACTGAGTTATACAAACAAATACTACGATCAATTGATGGAGAGGAACAGTTTGTCCTGGATATGTCCGAAGCACATTGCGGATGGCCCGACCGGTTACTGCTACCCAGAGGACTTCCTAGTGGATTTGAAATAACGTTTTTCTTCATTATTTCGCCGCATCACGAACCGAGCGTGGTACAATATTCTACGTTTTATTCGCCCGTGAGCTGTGGGGTAGGCTCTGGATCCAAGTATCTCGATGCTCTACCGTTCGGATTTCCGTTTGACCGCGAGCTGGATACGGGTTATTTTGTTACTAAGAACATGATTTTCAACAATGTCAGCATTCATCAGGTAAGTggaattaaaataaatcaaacggCTTAG